In Planifilum fimeticola, a single window of DNA contains:
- the icmF gene encoding fused isobutyryl-CoA mutase/GTPase IcmF, giving the protein METDIYRTKHTVRFVTAASLFDGHDASINLFRRLLQASGAEVIHLGHNRSVDEIVEAAIQEDVQGIAVSSYQGGHMEFFKYMIDLLKERGAAHIKVFGGGGGVIVPREIRELEAYGVAKIFSPEDGRKMGLQGMINHMLREADFPTISEITWEADRLGEGDRRAIARLITLAERAAGGDLPEKVDVLGALSERYPEKESVPVLGITGTGGAGKSSLTDELVLRFLEDFADKKVAVLSVDPSKQKTGGALLGDRIRMNAVHHPRVYMRSLATRRNRSELSAGIREAISIVKRAGYDFIIVETSGIGQGDAEIVEVSDLSLYVMTAEFGAPSQLEKIEMLDFADLVAINKFDRKGSEDALRDVRKQYKRNHRLFDVPDEQLPIYGTMANRFHDPGVNRLYRALIDKVNEKMGLGWESSLPEEKRSPGIHHIIPPERSHYLREIAQTVREYRREAEEQARVARRLYQLKGAREALEDSAPQEAIESLDREIERRSAQLAPENKKILEGWPELRKRYAQDEYVYKVRDREIRMPLFTETLAGSRIPKVALPRFEDWGDILRWSLLENVPGQFPYTAGVYPLKRADEDPKRQFAGEGTPERTNRRFHYLSKNDPAKRLSTAFDSVTLYGEDPDERPDIYGKVGESGVSICTLDDMKKLFDGFDLCAPNTSVSMTINGPAPIILAMYFNTAIEQQVDKFREEHGREPSDEEYAEIKERTLRSVRGTVQADILKEDQGQNTCIFSTEFALKMMGDIQEYFIEHGIRNYYSVSISGYHIAEAGANPITQLAFTLANAFTYVEYYRSRGMKVDDFAPNLSFFFSNGMDAEYAVIGRVARRIWAIAMKRLYGANERSQKLKYHIQTSGRSLHAQEVDFNDIRTTLQALMAIYDQCNSLHTNAYDEAITTPTEESVRRAMAIQMIITKELGLAKNENPLQGSFIIEELTDLVEEAVLREFERISDRGGVLGAMETMYQRSKIQEESLLYETKKHSGELPIIGVNTFLNPNPPEDVELPLTRASKEEKDAQIRNLRAFQERNRDKAPAALARLKQVAREGGNLFAELMETVKVASLGQITSALYEVGGQYRRNM; this is encoded by the coding sequence GTGGAGACGGACATTTACCGAACGAAGCACACGGTGCGCTTCGTGACCGCCGCCAGTCTGTTCGACGGGCACGACGCATCGATCAATCTGTTCCGGCGCCTGCTGCAGGCTTCGGGCGCCGAGGTGATTCACCTGGGACATAACCGCTCCGTGGACGAAATCGTCGAAGCGGCCATCCAGGAGGATGTTCAGGGAATCGCCGTCTCCTCCTACCAAGGGGGGCACATGGAGTTTTTCAAATACATGATCGACCTGCTGAAGGAGCGGGGAGCCGCCCATATCAAGGTCTTCGGCGGAGGGGGAGGCGTCATCGTTCCCCGGGAAATCCGCGAGCTGGAGGCCTACGGCGTGGCCAAGATCTTCTCGCCGGAGGACGGGCGCAAGATGGGGCTCCAGGGGATGATCAACCACATGCTCCGGGAGGCCGATTTCCCCACCATCAGTGAGATCACCTGGGAAGCGGACCGCCTCGGCGAAGGGGACCGGCGCGCCATCGCCCGGCTGATCACCTTGGCGGAGCGGGCGGCCGGCGGCGATCTCCCGGAAAAGGTCGACGTCCTGGGGGCCTTGTCGGAGCGGTACCCGGAAAAGGAAAGCGTGCCGGTGTTGGGGATTACCGGTACCGGGGGCGCGGGCAAGAGCTCCCTGACCGATGAGCTGGTCCTCCGCTTCCTGGAGGATTTTGCGGACAAAAAGGTGGCGGTCCTCTCGGTGGACCCCTCCAAGCAGAAGACCGGCGGGGCCCTGCTGGGAGACCGCATCCGGATGAACGCCGTGCATCATCCCCGGGTATACATGCGCAGTCTGGCCACCCGGCGCAACCGATCCGAACTGAGCGCGGGGATTCGCGAAGCCATCTCGATCGTGAAGCGGGCCGGCTACGATTTCATCATCGTGGAGACCAGCGGAATCGGCCAGGGGGATGCCGAGATCGTGGAGGTGAGCGATCTCTCCCTCTACGTGATGACTGCCGAATTCGGCGCCCCCTCTCAGCTGGAAAAGATCGAGATGCTGGACTTTGCCGACCTGGTGGCGATCAACAAGTTTGACCGGAAGGGTTCCGAAGACGCGCTCCGGGACGTGCGCAAGCAGTACAAGCGGAATCACCGGCTCTTCGACGTCCCCGATGAGCAGCTTCCGATCTACGGGACGATGGCCAACCGCTTCCACGACCCCGGGGTGAACCGGCTGTATCGGGCGCTGATCGACAAAGTGAATGAGAAGATGGGACTCGGATGGGAATCCTCCCTTCCGGAGGAGAAGCGTTCCCCGGGCATCCATCACATCATCCCGCCGGAGCGTTCCCACTATCTGCGGGAGATCGCCCAGACGGTCCGGGAATACCGCCGGGAGGCGGAGGAGCAGGCCCGGGTCGCCCGTCGGCTGTATCAGCTGAAGGGAGCCCGCGAAGCCCTTGAGGATTCCGCTCCGCAAGAGGCGATCGAGTCGCTGGATCGGGAGATTGAAAGGCGTTCCGCACAGCTTGCCCCCGAAAACAAAAAGATCCTGGAAGGGTGGCCCGAGCTGAGGAAGCGGTATGCGCAGGACGAGTACGTATACAAGGTGCGGGACCGGGAAATCCGCATGCCCCTCTTCACCGAGACCCTGGCCGGCAGCCGGATTCCCAAGGTGGCCCTTCCCCGCTTCGAGGACTGGGGCGACATTCTGCGCTGGTCCCTGTTGGAGAACGTGCCCGGTCAATTCCCCTACACCGCCGGGGTTTACCCCCTGAAACGGGCGGATGAGGATCCCAAGCGCCAATTTGCCGGAGAAGGCACGCCGGAGCGGACCAACCGACGCTTCCACTATCTGTCCAAGAACGATCCGGCCAAGCGCCTGTCCACCGCCTTCGATTCGGTGACCCTCTACGGGGAAGACCCCGATGAACGGCCCGACATCTACGGGAAGGTGGGGGAATCCGGCGTCAGCATCTGTACGCTGGACGACATGAAAAAGCTGTTTGACGGCTTTGATCTGTGCGCGCCGAACACCAGCGTTTCGATGACGATCAACGGACCGGCTCCCATCATCCTGGCCATGTATTTCAACACCGCCATCGAGCAGCAGGTGGACAAATTCCGGGAGGAACACGGCCGGGAACCCTCGGATGAGGAATACGCGGAGATCAAGGAGCGCACCCTGCGCTCGGTGCGCGGTACGGTTCAGGCGGACATCCTGAAGGAGGATCAGGGGCAGAACACCTGTATCTTCTCCACGGAGTTCGCCCTGAAGATGATGGGGGACATCCAGGAATACTTCATCGAGCACGGCATCCGGAATTACTATTCCGTCAGCATTTCCGGATACCACATCGCCGAGGCCGGGGCCAATCCCATCACCCAGCTGGCCTTTACCCTGGCCAATGCCTTCACCTATGTGGAGTATTACCGGAGCCGCGGGATGAAGGTGGACGATTTCGCTCCCAACCTCTCCTTCTTCTTCAGCAACGGGATGGATGCCGAGTACGCCGTGATCGGCCGGGTGGCCCGCAGGATCTGGGCGATCGCGATGAAGCGGCTCTACGGGGCGAACGAGCGGAGTCAGAAGCTGAAGTACCACATCCAGACCTCGGGACGCTCCCTCCACGCCCAGGAGGTGGACTTCAACGACATCCGCACCACCCTGCAGGCGCTGATGGCCATTTACGATCAGTGCAACTCCCTGCACACCAATGCCTATGACGAGGCGATCACCACCCCCACCGAGGAGTCGGTCCGCCGCGCGATGGCCATCCAGATGATCATCACCAAAGAGCTGGGACTGGCCAAAAACGAGAACCCGCTGCAGGGATCCTTCATCATCGAGGAATTGACCGACCTGGTGGAGGAGGCCGTGCTCCGGGAGTTCGAGCGGATCAGCGACCGCGGGGGAGTGCTCGGGGCGATGGAAACCATGTACCAGCGGAGCAAGATCCAGGAGGAATCGCTCCTCTACGAGACGAAAAAGCATTCCGGGGAGCTGCCGATCATCGGCGTCAACACCTTCCTCAATCCCAATCCGCCGGAGGATGTGGAACTGCCCCTCACCCGGGCCTCCAAGGAGGAGAAGGATGCGCAGATCCGAAACCTGCGGGCGTTCCAGGAACGCAACCGGGACAAGGCGCCGGCGGCCCTGGCCCGGCTGAAGCAGGTGGCCCGGGAGGGCGGGAACCTGTTTGCGGAACTGATGGAGACCGTCAAGGTGGCCAGCCTGGGGCAGATCACCTCCGCCCTCTACGAAGTGGGCGGCCAGTACCGGAGAAACATGTGA
- a CDS encoding TetR/AcrR family transcriptional regulator: MKHRSKPIPSFIKNQRLVEQRRRQIVQGAVDLFVRKGFHKTTTREIARACGLSIGTMYEYIQTKEDVLYLVCDYIHSELERRLTEAIREEDSGRESLKKAISQLFRVMGEMSDYVLLIYQETKSLPKETMKYVLQKEEEITGHFERILEKGIRDGTLSLSPSSVKLMAHNIMVMGQMWTFRRWVLARHYSLEEYTRLQTALLLRDLSLDEGGG; the protein is encoded by the coding sequence GTGAAACACCGAAGCAAACCGATTCCGTCCTTCATCAAGAACCAGCGTCTGGTCGAACAGCGGCGGAGGCAGATCGTCCAGGGGGCCGTCGACCTGTTCGTCCGCAAGGGCTTTCACAAGACGACCACCCGGGAGATCGCCCGGGCCTGCGGCCTCAGCATCGGCACGATGTACGAATATATCCAGACCAAGGAGGACGTTCTCTACCTGGTCTGTGACTATATCCATTCCGAACTGGAAAGGCGGCTGACCGAGGCGATCCGCGAAGAGGATTCCGGCCGGGAGAGCCTGAAAAAGGCGATATCCCAGCTGTTCCGGGTCATGGGGGAGATGTCCGACTACGTCCTTCTGATTTACCAGGAGACCAAATCGCTCCCGAAGGAGACGATGAAATACGTCCTGCAGAAGGAAGAGGAGATCACCGGCCACTTTGAGCGGATCCTGGAAAAGGGGATTCGAGACGGCACTCTATCCCTCTCCCCCTCCTCGGTCAAGCTGATGGCCCACAACATCATGGTGATGGGGCAGATGTGGACCTTCCGCCGCTGGGTCCTGGCACGACACTACAGCCTGGAGGAATATACGCGGCTTCAGACGGCGCTGTTGCTGCGCGATCTGAGTCTGGACGAAGGAGGCGGATGA
- the rpoE gene encoding DNA-directed RNA polymerase subunit delta → MSENLAAQLTEEELREMPMVDLVHKILQSKGEPMLYRDLLQEVARLKGFSEEESMRYIAQLFTEINIDGRFVCVGRSLWGLKHWYPTEQTTDSAVAGNIKDDYDDEDLDEELYEEEEEEVLDQDEYGESAFEDFDGDDDFPDDEEDTMVNADMEDEEDNI, encoded by the coding sequence GTGAGCGAAAATCTGGCTGCCCAACTGACCGAAGAGGAATTGCGGGAGATGCCCATGGTGGATCTGGTCCACAAAATCCTGCAGAGCAAGGGAGAGCCGATGCTCTACCGGGATCTCCTTCAGGAGGTCGCCCGGTTGAAGGGATTCTCCGAAGAGGAATCGATGCGTTACATCGCGCAGCTGTTCACGGAGATCAACATCGACGGCCGTTTTGTCTGCGTCGGCAGAAGCCTGTGGGGGTTGAAGCATTGGTATCCCACCGAGCAGACCACCGATTCGGCCGTTGCCGGGAATATCAAGGACGACTATGACGATGAAGATCTGGACGAGGAATTGTACGAGGAAGAAGAGGAAGAAGTGCTGGATCAGGATGAATACGGAGAAAGCGCCTTCGAGGACTTTGACGGAGACGATGATTTCCCCGATGATGAAGAGGATACCATGGTGAATGCCGACATGGAGGACGAGGAGGACAATATCTGA
- a CDS encoding CTP synthase has product MTKFIFVTGGVVSSLGKGITAASLGRLLKNRNLKVTIQKFDPYINVDPGTMSPYQHGEVFVTDDGAETDLDLGHYERFIDINLTKNSNVTTGKIYSAVINKERRGDYLGATVQVIPHITNEIKDRVFRAARETHPDVVITEIGGTVGDIESLPFLEAIRQIKSDVGRDHVMYIHCTLIPKLSASGELKTKPTQHSVKELRSIGIQPNVIVCRTEHPLSEELKRKVALFCDIDPEAVIELRDAETLYEVPLMLQREGLDRIVVNHLGLECGEADMTEWQALVNKVKNLSQKTTIALVGKYVSLPDAYMSVVESLKHAGFANDTDVEIRWVNSEDVSDENADEWLREADGILVPGGFGDRGIEGKISAIRYARERRIPFLGICLGMQMTCVEGARHLLGLDGANSSEFDADTPHPVIDILPEQREIEDMGGTMRLGLFPCKLLPGSVAQRAYGNGLVYERHRHRYEFNNEYREQLERVGYRFSGTSPDGRLMEIVELEDHPWFVATQFHPEFRSRPNRPHPLFRDFIAAALRQRSGVVRDADNPIKA; this is encoded by the coding sequence ATGACCAAGTTCATCTTTGTGACCGGCGGGGTTGTTTCCTCCTTGGGCAAGGGAATCACCGCCGCTTCCTTGGGACGGCTGCTGAAAAACCGCAATCTGAAGGTGACCATCCAGAAATTCGATCCCTATATCAATGTGGACCCGGGAACCATGAGCCCTTATCAGCACGGTGAGGTTTTCGTCACCGACGACGGGGCGGAAACCGATCTGGACCTGGGTCACTACGAGCGGTTCATCGATATCAATCTGACCAAGAACAGCAACGTGACCACCGGCAAGATCTATTCGGCGGTGATCAACAAGGAGCGGCGCGGCGATTATCTGGGGGCGACGGTACAGGTGATCCCCCACATTACCAACGAAATCAAGGACCGGGTGTTCCGGGCGGCCCGGGAAACCCATCCCGATGTGGTGATCACCGAGATCGGCGGAACCGTCGGCGACATCGAAAGCCTGCCCTTTCTGGAAGCGATCCGTCAGATCAAAAGCGACGTGGGGCGGGACCACGTCATGTACATCCATTGCACCCTGATACCGAAATTGTCCGCCAGCGGAGAGCTGAAGACCAAGCCGACCCAGCACAGCGTCAAGGAACTGCGCAGCATCGGCATCCAGCCCAACGTGATCGTCTGCCGGACCGAGCATCCCCTTTCGGAAGAATTGAAGCGCAAGGTCGCCCTTTTCTGCGACATCGATCCGGAAGCGGTGATCGAGCTGAGGGATGCGGAGACGCTGTATGAAGTTCCCCTCATGTTGCAGCGGGAAGGGCTGGACCGGATCGTGGTGAACCACCTGGGGCTGGAATGCGGCGAGGCGGACATGACCGAGTGGCAGGCCCTGGTGAACAAGGTGAAAAACCTGTCCCAGAAGACGACGATCGCGTTGGTCGGCAAATACGTTTCCCTTCCCGACGCCTACATGAGCGTGGTGGAATCCCTGAAACACGCCGGTTTTGCCAACGACACCGACGTGGAGATCCGATGGGTCAACTCGGAGGATGTGTCCGATGAAAACGCCGACGAATGGCTCCGGGAAGCCGACGGGATTCTTGTTCCCGGCGGATTCGGCGATCGGGGCATCGAGGGGAAAATTTCGGCCATCCGATATGCCAGGGAACGGCGTATTCCCTTCCTGGGCATCTGCCTCGGCATGCAGATGACCTGTGTCGAAGGGGCGCGCCATCTGCTGGGACTGGATGGCGCCAACAGTTCGGAGTTTGATGCGGACACGCCCCACCCCGTCATCGACATCCTGCCGGAGCAGAGGGAAATCGAGGACATGGGAGGGACGATGCGCCTCGGCCTGTTCCCCTGCAAACTGCTGCCGGGAAGTGTGGCCCAGCGGGCCTACGGAAACGGTCTGGTTTACGAGCGGCATCGCCACCGGTATGAATTTAACAACGAGTATCGCGAACAGCTGGAACGGGTGGGCTACCGCTTTTCGGGGACGTCGCCGGACGGCCGTCTGATGGAGATTGTCGAACTGGAGGACCATCCGTGGTTTGTGGCCACCCAGTTCCACCCCGAATTCCGCTCCCGCCCGAACCGGCCGCATCCGCTGTTCCGCGATTTCATCGCCGCCGCCCTCAGACAGCGTTCGGGTGTGGTCCGGGATGCCGACAATCCGATCAAGGCATGA